The Altererythrobacter sp. CAU 1644 genome has a window encoding:
- a CDS encoding helix-turn-helix domain-containing protein, which yields MSKSEDALLSEMRDMKRLLILQLLEGGTPQNRIASMLEISPATMSRLLPKGLSKSMKSGD from the coding sequence AGATGCGCTGCTCTCCGAAATGCGGGATATGAAGCGCCTGCTGATCCTGCAGCTTCTGGAGGGTGGAACGCCCCAAAATAGGATCGCCTCGATGCTTGAAATCAGTCCGGCTACTATGAGTCGATTGCTGCCGAAGGGGCTTTCAAAAAGTATGAAGAGCGGAGACTGA